The Methanosphaera sp. BMS genome contains a region encoding:
- a CDS encoding CoB--CoM heterodisulfide reductase iron-sulfur subunit A family protein — translation MGVYVCHCGVNIGGVVDCVAVKEYAETLPDVVVAREYKYMCSDPGQKLIQDDIKELNLNRVVVAACSPRLHEPTFRRAVKEAGLNEYLFDFVNLREQDSWVHGDDPAGATEKAKDLVRMGCAKTRLLNALTAEKVGVKDTAMVIGGGVAGIQTALDLGDMGFKTYLIERRPTISGRMGQLDKTFPTLDCSMCILAPKMVDAGKHENIELLSYSEVKDVDGYIGNFTVTVEKKARYVDEATCTGCGLCQEACPIEIPNYFDEGTGMVKAAYIPFPQAVPLVATIDKDYCINCHLCDKACEKGCINHDQEPELVEIEVGTIVVATGYDTFDPTEKEEYIFDQAENVITGLQIERYINASGPTQGHVIQPSSGETPKKVAFIQCVGSRDEKVGNPYCSRVCCMYAMKNAQLCVDHEPDTQVTIYYIDIRAFGKGYEEFYRLSQEKYGIKFIRGKAAQLIENEDKTITVRAEDTLLGKATAFTYDLVVLSVGLVPPEGQETLRQTLGLSRSADGFFMEAHPKLRPVDTMTDGIYLAGVAQGPKDIPDTVSQASGAAARAAIPMIQGEVEIEPIIAEVNEENCGGCEICVELCPFGAISIEDGKSTINVALCKGCGTCVAACPTGALDQAHFKNEQILAQIEAALGK, via the coding sequence ATGGGAGTATACGTTTGTCACTGTGGAGTAAACATCGGTGGAGTAGTAGACTGTGTAGCAGTAAAAGAATACGCAGAAACACTACCTGATGTAGTAGTAGCACGTGAATACAAATACATGTGTTCAGACCCAGGACAAAAACTCATACAAGACGATATTAAAGAATTAAACTTAAACAGAGTAGTAGTAGCAGCATGTAGTCCTCGTTTACACGAACCTACATTCAGAAGAGCTGTAAAAGAAGCAGGATTAAACGAATACTTATTCGACTTCGTAAACTTAAGAGAACAAGACTCATGGGTACACGGAGACGACCCTGCAGGAGCAACCGAAAAAGCTAAAGATTTAGTAAGAATGGGTTGTGCAAAAACAAGATTACTCAACGCATTAACTGCTGAAAAAGTAGGCGTAAAAGACACTGCAATGGTTATCGGTGGTGGAGTAGCAGGTATCCAAACAGCACTCGACCTCGGTGACATGGGATTCAAAACCTACCTCATCGAAAGAAGACCAACCATCAGTGGAAGAATGGGACAATTAGACAAAACATTCCCAACACTCGACTGTTCAATGTGTATTCTAGCACCTAAAATGGTAGACGCAGGAAAACACGAAAACATCGAATTACTTTCCTACTCAGAAGTAAAAGATGTAGACGGATACATCGGTAACTTCACAGTAACAGTAGAGAAAAAAGCAAGATACGTTGATGAAGCTACCTGTACCGGTTGTGGATTATGTCAAGAAGCTTGTCCAATCGAAATACCAAACTACTTCGACGAAGGAACAGGTATGGTAAAAGCAGCTTACATTCCATTCCCACAAGCAGTACCTCTTGTAGCAACAATCGATAAAGACTACTGTATTAACTGTCACTTATGTGACAAAGCTTGTGAAAAAGGTTGTATTAACCACGACCAAGAACCAGAACTCGTGGAAATCGAAGTTGGTACAATTGTAGTAGCAACAGGTTACGACACATTCGATCCAACAGAAAAAGAAGAATACATCTTCGATCAAGCAGAAAACGTAATTACCGGTTTACAAATTGAAAGATACATAAACGCATCTGGACCAACACAAGGTCACGTAATCCAACCATCATCCGGTGAAACACCTAAAAAAGTTGCATTCATCCAATGTGTAGGTTCCCGTGACGAAAAAGTTGGAAACCCATACTGTTCCAGAGTATGTTGTATGTACGCAATGAAAAACGCACAATTATGTGTAGACCACGAACCAGATACACAAGTAACAATTTACTACATTGATATTCGTGCATTCGGTAAAGGTTACGAAGAATTCTACAGATTATCACAAGAAAAATACGGAATCAAATTTATCAGAGGTAAAGCAGCACAACTTATCGAAAACGAAGATAAGACCATTACAGTACGTGCAGAAGATACCTTACTCGGTAAAGCAACCGCATTTACTTATGACTTAGTAGTATTATCAGTAGGTCTTGTACCTCCTGAAGGACAAGAAACCTTAAGACAAACACTAGGATTATCCAGATCCGCAGACGGATTCTTTATGGAAGCTCACCCTAAACTCAGACCTGTCGACACAATGACCGACGGTATCTACCTAGCAGGTGTAGCACAAGGTCCTAAAGATATTCCTGACACAGTATCACAAGCTTCAGGTGCAGCAGCAAGAGCAGCAATTCCTATGATCCAAGGAGAAGTAGAAATTGAACCTATCATTGCTGAAGTAAATGAAGAAAACTGTGGTGGATGTGAAATCTGTGTTGAATTATGTCCATTCGGAGCTATTTCAATTGAAGATGGTAAATCCACAATCAACGTAGCTTTATGTAAAGGATGTGGAACATGTGTAGCAGCATGTCCAACCGGTGCATTAGACCAAGCACACTTCAAAAACGAACAAATCCTTGCTCAAATCGAAGCAGCTTTAGGAAAATAA
- a CDS encoding transposase: MNVKIYWIYVTVVLDKDTLSPVSILIHSGASHDIVIYKEILKELKRRRLFTKRTLLCLDRRYYSLENYKIGINRYKIVPIIASKYDNTIQKIKDNLSYPLEVFNSNNNEDSKK; the protein is encoded by the coding sequence ATGAATGTAAAAATATATTGGATTTATGTAACAGTAGTGCTAGATAAAGATACTTTATCCCCTGTATCCATACTCATACACTCTGGAGCATCACACGACATTGTAATATACAAAGAAATATTAAAAGAATTAAAAAGAAGAAGATTATTTACTAAACGAACATTATTATGTCTTGATAGAAGATATTACTCATTAGAAAATTATAAAATAGGAATTAACCGTTATAAAATAGTTCCAATAATAGCCTCAAAATATGATAATACCATCCAAAAAATCAAAGACAATCTTTCATATCCACTCGAAGTATTTAATTCAAATAATAATGAGGACTCAAAAAAATAA
- a CDS encoding ATP-binding protein, translated as MDIAWGNDSELSESEFYNRVEDINIITSLITANPNSTPTLLLTGIRGVGKTALMKNIKNKLMKEYLVIYMDISKSDAYQEKRLDRISFMQVLYDSIIDSCKEKGLKTIDKTLKKMIKTNDIHIADIANYEYISLPIITTEKNYSKFANFVMKLPQNIYRQHAKEIKGIIIFIDEFQILRNLENIDSFLWFLRSNIQENKNVTYILSGSMSLKDEFIEKIAGNEGAFGGRMLTLEIRTFSYETTKKYMQEKAPELKFTENGLKQFYKCTRGIPAYINIFANILPQNERLDENNIKYEFKRKVSLLATHNINLWSRLTLQEQKIITSLLEKPLIRKEIAEKLKVTTGSISKPLVKLKNMMMIEQNGKEYNIYDEIFKLWLKKYKEENKVYPYREI; from the coding sequence ATGGACATAGCATGGGGAAATGATTCTGAATTAAGTGAAAGTGAATTTTATAACAGAGTAGAGGATATTAATATTATTACCAGTTTAATAACAGCCAATCCTAATTCAACCCCAACATTATTACTTACTGGGATTAGAGGAGTGGGAAAAACCGCATTGATGAAAAATATTAAAAATAAATTAATGAAAGAATACTTAGTCATATATATGGATATTTCCAAATCAGATGCATATCAAGAAAAGAGATTAGATAGAATTTCATTCATGCAAGTATTATATGATTCAATTATTGATTCCTGCAAAGAAAAAGGTTTAAAAACAATTGATAAAACATTGAAAAAAATGATAAAAACGAATGATATTCACATAGCGGACATAGCAAACTATGAATACATATCCCTCCCCATTATAACAACTGAAAAAAATTACTCAAAATTTGCAAATTTTGTAATGAAATTACCTCAAAATATTTATAGACAACATGCTAAAGAAATAAAAGGAATAATAATATTCATTGATGAATTTCAAATATTAAGAAATTTAGAAAATATCGATAGTTTTTTATGGTTTTTAAGAAGTAATATTCAAGAAAATAAGAATGTAACTTATATTTTAAGTGGTAGTATGAGTTTAAAAGATGAATTCATAGAAAAGATTGCAGGTAATGAAGGGGCATTTGGTGGACGAATGTTAACTTTGGAAATCCGAACATTTTCATACGAAACTACAAAAAAGTACATGCAAGAAAAAGCTCCTGAACTTAAATTCACAGAGAATGGTCTAAAACAATTTTACAAATGTACAAGAGGAATTCCAGCATATATAAACATATTTGCAAACATTTTACCACAAAATGAAAGATTAGATGAAAATAATATTAAGTATGAATTCAAACGAAAAGTATCACTACTGGCTACACATAATATCAATCTCTGGTCAAGATTAACTCTACAAGAACAAAAAATCATCACATCACTACTAGAAAAACCATTGATTCGAAAAGAAATAGCTGAAAAATTAAAAGTAACAACAGGTTCTATAAGTAAACCACTAGTTAAACTTAAAAATATGATGATGATCGAGCAAAATGGTAAAGAATATAACATATATGATGAAATATTCAAGTTATGGCTAAAAAAATATAAAGAAGAGAATAAAGTATATCCATATAGAGAAATATGA
- a CDS encoding RNA-guided endonuclease TnpB family protein, translating to MYKSFVVRIYPDEVQESFFINQFGCCRFVFNTFLDAKKTVYSDNGEYLSFYDCSTMLTELKKSKTWLKRVDSQALIESLKNLENAFDRFFKHLSKYPRYKSKYNPVQSYKTNNINNNIRIEGKRIRLPKVGWIRFRTHQKISGKIQSVTVKQKASGKYFVSILCKDVTRHVFKSNDRSCGIDLGISRFVTINTGEIIHFPQQNKIIQLDKKIQRFQRKLSKKEIGSKNYNKIKKKIALAYEKRHNILDYHFYKIAQRLTEKYHVISMETLNIKGMLKNSRLSRSIQEKSWHMFTRILEQKAYEHGRKLIHIDQWYPSSKTCNNCKYHKEDLTLNNRTWTCPHCGNRHDRDINAAKNIHQEGLKIINQIQY from the coding sequence ATGTATAAGAGTTTTGTTGTTCGTATTTATCCTGATGAAGTTCAGGAGAGTTTTTTTATTAATCAGTTTGGTTGTTGCCGTTTTGTTTTTAACACTTTTCTGGATGCTAAAAAGACTGTATACTCAGATAATGGAGAGTATTTGTCTTTTTATGATTGTTCGACTATGTTGACTGAGTTGAAGAAGTCTAAGACTTGGTTAAAACGAGTTGATTCACAAGCTTTGATTGAATCGTTGAAAAATTTAGAAAATGCTTTTGACAGATTTTTTAAACACCTTAGCAAGTATCCACGCTATAAAAGTAAGTATAATCCGGTACAATCTTATAAAACCAATAATATCAATAACAACATCAGAATTGAGGGTAAACGTATTCGTCTTCCTAAGGTGGGTTGGATTCGATTTCGTACACATCAAAAGATATCCGGCAAAATACAATCTGTCACTGTTAAACAAAAAGCATCCGGTAAGTATTTTGTTTCTATTTTATGTAAAGATGTCACAAGGCATGTTTTTAAGAGTAATGATCGTAGTTGTGGTATAGATTTGGGAATATCACGTTTTGTCACAATAAACACGGGCGAAATAATACATTTCCCACAACAAAACAAGATCATACAATTAGACAAGAAAATACAAAGATTTCAAAGAAAACTATCCAAAAAAGAAATTGGCAGCAAAAACTACAATAAAATCAAAAAGAAGATAGCCTTAGCATATGAAAAAAGACATAACATACTAGACTATCATTTCTATAAGATAGCACAACGATTAACAGAAAAATATCACGTAATCTCTATGGAAACACTAAACATTAAAGGCATGCTAAAAAACAGCAGACTATCACGAAGTATACAAGAAAAATCATGGCACATGTTCACCAGAATACTAGAACAAAAAGCATACGAACACGGACGAAAACTAATACACATAGACCAATGGTACCCATCCAGCAAAACATGCAACAACTGTAAATACCACAAAGAAGACCTAACACTAAACAACCGAACATGGACATGCCCCCATTGTGGTAATAGACATGATAGGGACATTAATGCTGCTAAAAATATACATCAGGAAGGATTAAAAATAATTAATCAAATACAATATTGA
- a CDS encoding type II toxin-antitoxin system VapC family toxin encodes MSQLILLKRKNQLIGVIKVLFIDSCYIIALMNVKAKKHDESLKLLEYIDNERTLINSTVILEIFNNLKKKRYEAKRLDIIDLIYSMDKIHYLDVLEYNNALDLCKYYNFSVNYGDCTIIQSMEKYNVNNIVSFDNDFDKVKGINRVYL; translated from the coding sequence ATGAGTCAATTGATCCTGTTGAAGAGAAAAAATCAGCTTATAGGGGTTATTAAAGTGCTTTTTATCGATAGTTGTTATATTATTGCTTTAATGAATGTTAAAGCTAAAAAACATGACGAATCTTTAAAATTATTGGAGTATATTGATAATGAAAGGACGTTGATAAATTCTACCGTAATTTTGGAAATTTTTAATAATTTGAAGAAGAAACGTTATGAAGCTAAACGTTTGGATATTATCGATTTAATATATTCTATGGATAAAATTCATTATTTGGATGTACTAGAGTATAATAATGCTCTTGATTTGTGTAAATATTATAATTTTAGTGTTAATTATGGTGATTGTACTATAATACAGTCAATGGAAAAATATAATGTTAATAATATAGTTTCATTTGATAATGACTTTGATAAGGTAAAAGGAATTAATAGGGTTTATTTATAA
- a CDS encoding helix-turn-helix domain-containing protein, with the protein MDNKTNITEIRKELAGCKDTVRYYERLIAMEYILEGHTIKEASEFVNVSYNTVHRWAKICEKSGLSGLKPNFGGGRPSNLSFDQLVELDQYIMNHKGMTQLDVLNHVKNEYEVEYSLKQIGFIVKKLGYNYSKAYPRFSKTPDDAEEQLKKT; encoded by the coding sequence GTGGATAATAAAACTAATATTACAGAGATTAGAAAAGAATTAGCTGGATGTAAAGATACTGTAAGGTATTATGAACGTCTAATAGCTATGGAATATATTTTAGAAGGTCATACTATCAAAGAAGCGTCTGAATTTGTTAATGTGTCATATAATACAGTCCATAGATGGGCTAAAATTTGTGAAAAGAGTGGATTAAGTGGTTTAAAACCTAATTTTGGTGGTGGAAGACCCTCTAATTTATCATTTGATCAATTAGTTGAATTGGACCAATATATAATGAATCATAAAGGTATGACCCAATTAGATGTATTAAATCATGTTAAAAATGAATACGAGGTTGAATATAGTTTAAAACAAATAGGGTTTATCGTAAAGAAATTAGGATACAATTATAGTAAAGCATATCCTAGATTTTCTAAAACTCCCGATGATGCCGAAGAACAACTAAAAAAAACTTAA
- a CDS encoding transposase yields MNNLNNKDILSTIINDIDLSEEEVTKGLNSKNMPKDKFLELIGKTLDKYSEENLETIARILSKKCKSVSTDNVSKRRNEQREIILESIDTELVREICNKKDRICLILDNYSTHRSKYIQEVAKILNITLIYLPPYSPHLNPIEQIWRILKRKLKQYDLESEEFLNNTIIQSYAEIINDNHVIDNWYEKYIPKVW; encoded by the coding sequence ATGAATAATTTAAATAACAAAGATATACTTTCAACAATAATTAATGATATAGACCTTTCTGAAGAAGAAGTAACGAAGGGTTTAAACTCTAAAAATATGCCCAAAGATAAATTCTTAGAACTTATTGGAAAAACACTAGATAAATATAGTGAAGAAAATTTAGAAACTATTGCAAGAATTTTAAGTAAAAAATGTAAAAGCGTTTCGACAGATAATGTCTCTAAAAGAAGAAATGAACAAAGAGAAATTATTCTAGAGTCAATTGATACAGAACTAGTTAGAGAAATATGTAATAAAAAAGACAGAATATGTTTAATTTTAGATAATTACAGCACTCACAGATCAAAATATATTCAAGAAGTGGCTAAAATATTGAATATTACTTTAATTTATTTACCACCTTATTCTCCACATCTAAACCCTATAGAACAGATATGGAGAATATTAAAAAGAAAACTAAAACAATACGACTTAGAATCAGAAGAATTTCTCAATAATACAATAATCCAATCCTATGCTGAAATAATCAATGATAATCATGTCATTGATAACTGGTATGAAAAATATATACCAAAAGTTTGGTAA